From Anaerohalosphaera lusitana, one genomic window encodes:
- a CDS encoding P-loop NTPase, with amino-acid sequence MKTAKTIAIASGKGGTGKTTVSTNLAWTAADRFKSAYLDCDVEEPNGGIFLKPAIEASKTVHVDVPQVDISKCSGCGKCGRLCQYSAIAHLGGQNVITFENMCHSCGGCMRICPTGAITAKKMEIGTVSHGSAGKLRFAGGLLKLGSVRTPSLIHEVLAGDTDAELRFVDAPPGTSCPVIAAVRGADYVILVTEPTPFGLNDLRLAVDMCRALRLDCGLVINNAYGEYVPLDEYVDEQELEVLGRIEYDRKIAEAYSRGEMIVDSLPTYGKVFGRILDRVLEHMV; translated from the coding sequence ATGAAGACAGCTAAGACGATCGCGATAGCCAGCGGCAAAGGCGGTACGGGCAAGACGACGGTTTCGACGAATCTGGCGTGGACGGCGGCGGACCGGTTCAAATCCGCGTATCTGGACTGCGATGTCGAGGAGCCCAACGGCGGCATATTCCTAAAACCCGCAATAGAGGCCAGCAAAACAGTACACGTGGATGTACCGCAAGTGGACATAAGCAAATGCAGCGGATGCGGCAAATGCGGCCGGCTTTGTCAGTATTCGGCGATAGCGCATCTGGGCGGGCAGAACGTGATCACTTTCGAAAACATGTGCCATAGCTGCGGCGGATGCATGCGGATATGCCCGACGGGTGCGATAACCGCAAAGAAAATGGAGATCGGGACCGTCTCGCACGGGTCGGCTGGCAAGCTGCGTTTTGCAGGCGGGCTGCTGAAACTGGGCAGCGTGCGGACGCCTTCTCTGATACATGAGGTGCTTGCTGGGGACACTGATGCTGAGTTGCGGTTTGTGGATGCCCCGCCGGGAACAAGCTGCCCCGTGATCGCCGCGGTACGGGGAGCGGATTACGTGATCCTTGTTACTGAGCCCACGCCGTTCGGACTGAATGACCTGCGGCTGGCGGTTGATATGTGCAGGGCGCTGAGGCTTGATTGCGGACTTGTGATCAACAACGCTTACGGCGAATACGTGCCGTTGGACGAATACGTCGATGAGCAGGAACTGGAGGTGCTGGGCAGGATAGAATATGACCGGAAGATTGCCGAGGCGTACTCGCGCGGTGAGATGATCGTGGATTCGCTGCCGACCTATGGAAAGGTATTTGGACG
- a CDS encoding NifB/NifX family molybdenum-iron cluster-binding protein, whose protein sequence is MICVTSKGSDLQSEVDPRFGRCAYFIFIDPATMEFSAVENTSMNAAQGAGISAGKTVIDGDASAVLTGECGPKAMQTLQSGDVKIYTGLNGTVEQAVQAYNEGSLKAI, encoded by the coding sequence ATGATATGTGTAACGAGCAAAGGTTCGGACCTGCAAAGCGAAGTCGATCCGCGTTTCGGTCGGTGTGCGTATTTCATTTTCATCGATCCGGCGACGATGGAGTTTTCGGCGGTCGAGAATACGAGCATGAACGCCGCACAGGGCGCAGGCATAAGCGCCGGCAAGACCGTGATAGACGGCGACGCCTCGGCCGTACTGACGGGCGAATGCGGGCCCAAAGCCATGCAGACGCTTCAGTCCGGCGACGTCAAGATATACACCGGCCTAAATGGAACGGTCGAACAAGCAGTGCAGGCGTATAATGAAGGCAGTCTGAAGGCGATCTAA
- a CDS encoding DUF5320 domain-containing protein translates to MPFRDGTGPNGAGPLTGRGMGPCSGDAYGRAPRRGYFGRGPGRGRGFGRGFRNWAGGGWGFGGAPVDNPENYEPASENLTDLEAQAQGLRESLNDLESRIKSMKEEK, encoded by the coding sequence ATGCCTTTTAGAGACGGAACAGGACCAAACGGTGCAGGACCGCTGACTGGTCGAGGAATGGGCCCGTGCAGCGGCGATGCTTACGGGAGGGCCCCACGTCGGGGTTATTTCGGTCGAGGCCCGGGACGCGGACGAGGTTTTGGCAGAGGTTTTCGCAACTGGGCCGGCGGAGGCTGGGGTTTCGGCGGCGCACCGGTCGATAACCCCGAGAATTATGAGCCGGCCAGCGAGAACCTCACGGACCTGGAAGCCCAGGCGCAAGGTCTTCGCGAGTCGCTGAACGACCTCGAGTCGCGAATCAAGTCCATGAAAGAAGAGAAATAG